The DNA window ttttcaccatctcagatctggtcaccctagtaatAGGTATCAGCCCCAGCTCTGctcctattggacaggcttaactttgggcttaagttagctgGCTAACTGATGAACCCTCCTTTGTGGAATAGCACCCGAGTGTCTTTACTTTCATCTACTGGGGAAACGGTGAATTTACTAATAAAAGCAGGGGTCTTTacttccctgtgtgtgtgtgtgtgtgtgtgtgtgtgtgtgtgtgtgtgtgtgtgtgtgtgtgtgtgtgtgtgtgtgtgtgtgtgtgtgtgtgtgtgtgtgtgtgtgtgtgtcggtgtcgGTTCTCTGACGTTTCCTCTGTGCGACGAGTCCTGCGCTAGACTGAGACTGAGAGCAGCACCATGGCCGATAAAGCGCAGATACAAGAAGCTATTAAAGTACAAGGAGAGGTGGTCAGGAAACTGAAAGCGGACAAAGCCAGCAAAGACCAGGTCAGTGAGAGCGAGTGTGAGGAGAAATACTTGTGTTTTGGAGCCGGATAcacgctgtgtgtgtgagagttatCTACATGTGCTAGCCGAGAAGCCGCCGGTCCGAGCACCGCGGCCTTTATTAAACACTGCTCACCATTTACAGTTCAGAGAGAGCTTTAGTGGGAGCTAAACGCAGTGTATAACCCACTGTACGCCTTTACACGCTGGTGAGCGCAGTAATGGTGTTTGTAGCTCCTATAAATCCGAATGTATAGTGTTTTGTGAGACAGCCCGAGGGAGCTGATGCAACATCTGTAACCGAGCTGTCAGCCTCTGTGGAGAGATGGGCAGATAAGGGTTGGccagcaaccacctgaaatgcCATAGCAACGTCGTAACAACCTCGTTACAAAGTACAGCAGCATAGCAACATCGTAACAACCATCAGAGACACAACAGCGCACACACCAGTACATTTGCCAACAATACCATAGCAGCGCATTAGCAACCACCCCTTTCATTAACCAAACTTTTTTACGTATAAGATCACCTTTTGAAATCTGAACAGATTTGTGATGAAACAGCCCGAGGGAGCTGATGCAACATCTGTAACCGAGCTGTCAGCCTCTGTGGAGAGATGGGCAGATAAGGGTTGGccagcaaccacctgaaatgcCATAGCAACGTCGTAACAACCTCGTTACAAAGTACAGCAGCATAGCAACATCGTAACAACCATCAGAGACACAACAGCGCACACACCAGTACATTTGCCAACAATACCATAGCAGCGCATTAGCAACCACCCCTTTCATTAACCAAACTTTTTTACGTATAAGATCACCTTTTGAAATCTGAACAGATTTGTGATGAAACAGATAAGTGCTGGCTGTGGTTGTATTCAGTGCTGTACAAGTGATAAACAGGTGTTCTGTCAAGTTGTGACACCTATCCTACAGCATCTTATCAACACCTATCCAGGGAGCCTGTCTGATATACTGGTTTAGTTTATTGAAACATCCtacttctgttttatttgtgtatctgtacttATAAAAATACACTATGGTCACACATCCTGACAGAACACCGGAGTATAGTGTGAATCTCATTTGTGTTGTAATTTGTATGAAACATTTGTGTAATATCTCCTGCTTTGAAACTGAAACCAAAACCGTCAGCACTGCCCCCCGTGTCGGTTCAGACAGGGCAGGGATGCCAATTCTGACATGACACAAACCTTGTGTGACCGGGGCTTTTTATGTCCCTGCTTAACGAGCTAGCGAACCACTGCGGACACAGAAAATGTGCAGCTACGGTAACTTAAACACGATCGGGTCGATCTCCAAGACCATGTAGATTGTGATCGACTGGTTGGCAGCCACTGACCTAGAACCACTATTTTTTAAAAGCCTTCAGTGACCAACCTAAATATGCCCTAGTAACTACATCCATTACCATGTCAACACTTTAGCAACCACCTAAAATGAGGTTTAACAAGACCTTAGGAACATATATAGAAATAGACCATAGCAACAGCATAGCAACAACCTGAAACACTGTAGTGCCTTCATATCAACACCTGACAACACAAGTACAGCGATCAGTAACTCAATAAAAACCAGCTACTGCTTTAAACAGGGCCAGGCGTCATCCAagtggataaaaaaaaatcctcatgCAGAAAAGGCAGGTGGATTATATCATCTCCCTTTGTATTTTCTGCAGTAGGCTTGTCACTAGTCAATagtgatttatatttatttatttattgatttgtgGTTGATATATTGTCAGACATTTTACTaacattttatgccactgataataatgcagttacacccctttaaagagcaatgaacTTTTAGCAAAAACATAGTTTTTAAGGAGTTTCAGACAATGGAATTGGAATATAtacaaaataagtaaaataCAAGTATAATACACccactgttttaaaacaaatcaaTATATCAGCCCCAGAAAATACATAACAGAAGGGACTGGCTAAAATATCGGTGGCATTCATGGTTATATTAGCAAACGCATGTATAAACACCATGGGCGACATTGAGGTCAAATAAATTACTGaggaaatgtccatatattgtgCAATAAATCATTAACttaattattgtgacaggcctagtcTCTAGCTTATTTTACATAATGAGAAAATCCAATTCTGATTCTGATATCTTGGAGagaattaaagcaacactagataGTATTTTTAGATTTACAATTACAGCattatgtaaaagaaaaaaaacctcccTCCCCTCCTCCCTCCTGATTTCAGGACCATGATGTGTTGGGGCCGTGATGTGTACCCACTTGTGTTGGGGTAAACAGTGGCTTGTTATCATTTTAAGAAACAGGCTCTGAAATCAGTCACACTGAACAGGGCTATTTAGACTGgtggaaaacacacaccactAAACCCTGCCTCCATCAAACCCAGACCACCCCTAATAACTAGTGtggattaaaatgtaaatatatattgctTATTGTACATTATTTGATAGTGTTTAATGAATgtcttattttgtatttgttatatttgattattgattatattattattgtttttatggactgaaataataattattttaaaaaaggattagtaatatattactttattatttccGCCCACtcggccaacacacacacacacacacacacacgatgtgTTCATGTGTAATGATTATGTGCTTTGGCACCATTGTTTCCGAAACAGTCGTTCCAATAATGGTTGAATTGAAGGTGGGGCTGTGGGTCTTGATCCTTGTAATGTTCTGACCAAAGTATGTCAaggacatttcattaagaccagAGGAAACTGTGGTAGTTTGTGGAAAAGCATTATAATTTTCTTGGTAACTGATGCTGCAGAAATGGTTGTATCTCTGACACATGCTCTGCGGTCATTCAGATTTCTCCATGCAGGCCTTTACAGTTTCTTTCCACTGCCTCACTTTGGGTTAACTGGTTATGGGaggttgtgttttgttgtgtggTCATTCTGATATGTCAGAGTAGAAGCAGTAGTCCAGTCCATTTTTGACACATTCCTCTCATGTTTTGCTTCCTTTGTTGCTGTGATGCCTCCCTTTTTGGGTGGCGGCCCCCTAGTGATAGGGTTGCTCACCACTTTTCTCCTGTTCTTCCTGCTTGTTGCCGTGGATACCGCCTCCTTACCTGACaacttcatcctcatcatcgTCGTTATCATCTTTCAACTGCTGCTGCACTCCTGCTCCACACTGTATGAACTGGACATGAACCCCTGCTGTGTTTACTGGCATTTGTGACTTATGTGGACTGTGCCATTGTGGTCTTgaactgtgtgtggtgtggacTGGAACATGGCTTCTCTGGGGCTGGTGTGTTGGCGTCTCTGTGCTGGAATGATGGGACGACGTGCTGCGTCTTCTTTCTCGTCTCTTCGCTACTACTCCGGAATGACTGTATCTCAGGTGGGAGTCTTCTTTCAGTggccatgcacacacacacacacacacacacacacacacacacacacacacagtgcttatTTGGCATTTCATTATTACACTTTATGTCACTTTTGAATAGACCTGTGTCTGGTGACAGTTCTTTTTAGTTACATCCATAAAATCTTATTGATCTTAGTTTAAAAGCATTATGAATTAGCAAGGGACCTTAGTGTGCTGTTACAGCAGACAAAACTATATTAAACTAGCTTATACTTCACAACCACATATGTAAACCACATTAGACAAATGCTAACTTACTTAGCATCACACGTTTGCTCCCATGTCCAATTCAGTGAAGGTGGCCGTAGCAAAATGACTGAAAACGTTTGTGTAAACACCATCCTCCCTCAGTTTGTTTACTGCATAATCGCCAAAGTAATTTGTATGTTATTTAAGAATAGGAAGTTGGGTGTTATTGGATGTTGATCTAGAGACTTTAGCATTTTTCTACTTAACTTCTTGCTAACACTAAATATGTGCGAGGAATAAAAAATTACTTTTAAGAACTGTGGAAACTGCATCTGCAGTGTCATTAATGTATATTATGTAATAAACATCAaattaatacataaaatatatcaaataatgtaaattatgtaaataatgttatatattgcacttctggttagatgctaactacatttcattggccctgtacttgtactctgcacaatgacaataaagttgaatctaatctaatctaatctaattatACCAGAAGTTACTGAACACTAAAATAGtgtacaaaaatatacaaatatataaaaaaaaaatacaaatatatataaaaaatatacaaaatactgTATTAAAAAAAGGGTTTTCACACTTTCCATGTGCTGGTTGTTGATCACAGACACTGTAATTGATGTAAATCGTACAGTTTTCTAGAAATAAAGGTTTTACCCCTGCTATAAACAAAAAGGCATATTCTGCTTTAACCTTTGACAATGGTGTCCGTTATTGTCCACCTATATTTTGGTGTAAAAGTTAATTTCTTAGAAAAAACATTGTGGGCTTTACTTTTTTTCAGCTATTCAatactttttttattaaacagattGATGAAGAAGTGGCTAAACTGTTAGAGCTGAAGGCACGACTTGGAGCAGACGATGGCAAACAAACATTTGTTCTCAAGACTGCTAAGGTAAGACAAGCAGTTAGAAGTTATGAGTGTGTTTGCAGCTTTAAATGCAGACAATACTGCTGCTTTAAGTTTGTTTGCTTCTAATATTTCTACATGTGTGCTCGTGTGTAGGGGACCAGGGACTACAACCCCAAACAGATGGCCATCAGAGAGAAAGtgttcaacaccatcatcagCTGCTTTAAACGCCATGGTGCTGAAACAATAGACACCCCAGTCTTTGAACTGAAGGTATCCTTAGCCATTCTTCTCGCTgataatgtgttttaaaatttgTAGGAACTTGTACCTTTTATTAATTTGCTGTTTATGTTCCTCCCCCCTCCCCTTCTGTCCCCTCTCCTTAGGAAACATTGACCGGGAAGTATGGCGAGGACTCCAAACTCATCTATGATCTGAAGGACCAAGGAGGAGAACTTCTCTCTTTGAGATATGACTTGACAGTATCCTCTTCTATTATTATACTGTTTTTTTGAAAGATGTAGCAGCCTTGTTTTAGCTGTTGTTCTAGGGCTACTCAATAGAAGCAGTCAATTCAGTAATCAATATTGGTGTGCAATATGAAACGAATTGGAGCTCACGACCATATCTTCTGTTATCTAGAGCTGGACAGCATGTTTGTAATTAAAACGTGTGCcataaaatgttttaacaaaatacatcagtaaaaataaatgtgatgatgatgcaaaaaaagaaacaccATTAATTACTGCGGAGGCATGTTTAAAGCAGTCGTTTAAATCTAatgcttttctttttattgGAGGTTCAGCAGAAAAGGCGAGTTAAACCATTTGCTATTTGCATTTAAAAGTTACCGAAGGCACTGCAGTAAAACGGCAGTTTAAATGTCAGTACTGGTGAATAGTTTGGCACATTTTACAGTCGTCTCATTTTGAGTTGTTAAGCATTCAGAATGAATGAGTAGAGGACTTCTGGGTACTTTCTTCTGAATTGCTTTCTGCCTATAGGGTTTTTGTGTGTTGCTGCTGTTGTGGTTCCTTATCTTCTCACTGTTCAGGTTCCCTTTGCCCGTTACCTGGCCATGAATAAAATTACCAACATAAAACGCTACCACATCGCTAAAGTGTACCGCCGAGACAACCCTGCCATGACCAGAGGCCGCTACAGAGAGTTCTACCAATGTGTGAGTATTGTTACCTAGGGATGGGCGGTattcacatttttcatccaCAGGGGGTGGATGACTAAACAAttgactgaccaattaaatgtttacagagaaggttatcgaccaataacggtagctctacagtcagaccgtccaatcagaagattttaggctacttcaccacgtccccttctcactcaagcgaaccaatcggagtagaggagggcgggactagtttgtgaacaaaacgcttctcgaagttctatgtaagctctagaaaaacaaaatccggGACGTTTGgggaaaaaagaggacatgtccgggtaaaaataggacgtctggtcaccctactttaacccaaactcagcgctaaactcacaactgcggTGGGCTTCTGGGCTTGTGTTCCACCCGTTTTCCGatcgtgacatcagcagtcgttgagctcccacagcgccccctccctgaggctctcttaaatgcacatgaacattttagccgACTTAAACGCATAAAACAGACACTTGACACACCATACACACGTCATATATACCGCCCTTTTTGTGAtaccatccacatttttaaatacagcggTATATGGCATTATCATTGTACCGCCCAACCCTACTGCCACCTTTGAAAGCCATCAGAATGACCCCTGTATTTGGTAATAAAAATGCAGTTagctttaatgtgtttacaactgtCTACCTCCTGCAGGATTTTGACATTGCTGGTCAGTATGACCCGATGATCCCTGATGCGGAGTGTCTGAAAATTGTATATGAGATCCTGAGTGAACTGGACCTGGGAGACTTCCGCATTAAGGTCAGAAACCATCCGTGTTTGTGTGGAGATATAGAAGCTTTTACAACATCAGTTAGCAATGTGAAAACTGCATTACTGGATATGATTGGCCTGATCGACTATATTTTGGCAAAGGTTgaaatgtaaattatatttttcattaacctacatattcagtgtaaaacaccAGTGTTTTACACAAGGAATTTATGTACTGTCATATTCCGTACGTGAGGGAGACTGAGCTAATTCTTGCCCCGGGGTTTCAGGTGAATGACCGGCGTATCCTGGACGGTATGTTTGCAGTATGTGGAGTTCCGGATGAGAAGTTCCGCACCATCTGCTCAACTGTGGACAAACTGGACAAGGTGAGAAGACAGAGTAcgtagtgatgtgtgtgtgtgtgtgtgtgtctttaaatgtaatagaggggaaaaaaaaaaatatatatatatatatatatactattacatttaaagatatatatttacccataaatgtatatataattttttaaaaatgtatttattatttgttataaagCAAAGTTATCCCTTGCAAAAATCTCAATGGCCCTTATGCAAAAGACAAGCAAAGTGAACACATTGGATATCGCTGAATGATGTAAGaatatgtttataataaaatatgtttatagtGTTAagattaaatgtacaaataagttttaaaacatttttgagtGAAGTGTAATtccaaattcaaacattctcctgctcttttgtcattttaaggcAATTTTTGCGTAGCAttaaaattgtcattttatatattaagaAAAAAGTGTTAATGCACTATATTCACGATCACTAACGttgaaatcaccatctttaaatctaaaccaaaactcatgTACTTTCAGATACAATATTTTCTCCAGGAACAGAACAAACCGATTTagatgcttttgcagcactttttccttgttggaactcataacaaatgcagtgacaCACATTCTTCTCACTTGTCATTTTCAAACAGCTTAATTTTTAGGTcaattatgtatttttatatatatatatattgacatttgtcatttttaacagaggaagaagaagatACGCCTTTATTGATCCGGTTAGGGAAATTTCTTCTCTGTATTACttgtgagcaattcttcacacacactaggggcagtgaacacacacacagctggagcagggggctgccaacccCCTCGGCACCTAGGAAGTTATGTGCCTTGATCAAGAACACTTCAGCTgtgaattaatatatatatatatttttttttactggtcCTGGGAATCAgcctcaagctcacttctctaacctcaaggctaCAGCTGgccccaataataataataataataatactatgtataataaataatactacATCAGTTgccataaaaatgacaaattgttgcacacaaaatgttttaaaacttatttgtacacctaataccaaatatatgtgtataaaataaaacaggaaataaagaaaatattatgCTAAATTATTCCTGTCATCTATTATGTTAGAAAATGAAgatacataatataaaaatacatgatAATTTTATAAATGGCATGTGTTGAAATTTGGATAATTGTTTCCCAGTtagaaaacaaacatttcacaacacaggtggggaaaaaaaaaaaaaaaagcatggcaCATTAAaagaggggcggcacggtggcgcagcaggtagtgtcgcagtcacacagctccagggacctggaggttgtgggtttgattcccgctccgggtgactgtctgtgaggagttggtgtgttctccccatgtccacgtgggtttcctccaggtgctccggtttcctcccacagtccaaaaaacacacgctggtaggtggattggcgactcgaaattgtccgtatgtgtgaatgtgtgtgtgtatctgtgtcgccctgtgaaggactggcgccccctccagggtgtattcccaccttgcgcccaatgattccaggtagactctggacccaccgtgaccctgaactggataagcggttacagataatgaatgaatgaacgaacattAAAAGAGTATTAGCTATACTGCATTTGAGCCAAAGCCCTTCCCTCTAAAAGGTAATAAACCAAgatttattcttattattaaacAAGTGATAATTAAAGTGATTTGTAAGGTTATGCACAGCTTGAAATTTTTCTGGCAGTAACACAGCTGATTGTAGTGTAATTAATAAGCCCTTCATTAACTGGGTcaagtgtgttagtgtttgggTTGGAGAGGAAAACTCTGGGTGTTTTGGCTCTTCAGAACTGAAGTGTAAAAATGATGTTTTTGTTAGAAGTGATATTTTGAAAGCATGTTGGCAAATACAACACGTAAAAACTCATTCTctggtttttgtgtgtgcagaTGCTATGGGAGGATGTGAAGAATGAGATGGTGAACGAAAAAGGCCTCTCTGAAGAAGTGGCTGATCAGATCGGGGAGTATGTCAGCATGCAGGGTGAGTCTcagtttctctcactctttttcactgtctccacacacacacacgtctttttattctctctcacacgctGGTCTCCTATACCCTTTAAGCCACTCCTACAcagctcctcttcctccttcctCCACTCAGAGGTTTATAGGATTGATGGGATTTCCTAAGAACACAACGTCTCTGTCCAGAATCCCTCCTACAAACACTTTGTGTTCACTCAGCTCCGTGAAAAACCTCCTAAATCGGGCATCTGAAAGATACGTGTCCTGGAGGACCATAGCACCCTGCAGTTGATTGTCTCACTGCTCTACCACAGAGGTTCCAAACAGTCCTCGTGCATCTCCTCGGTTCATTACCAAGCCTTTCCTGACCTGAATAGGAAAGATTTTAACCCGAGAGGTGGGGCTGAGAAGTCAAGTACAAAAGTGGAAGTAGTTATTGTATACAGATGTAAACAAAAGCTGCAGCTAGTCCATGTTCCAGTTAAAGATCTATTACtatgtgcttttattttatgactgacactgcccaaaaaaataaaacaaacacggCTTGTGCAGTAAATTATCAGCAAtgtttaaacattgtttaaaattggaatatgtttaaaaaaaataaataatcacatcattctacccatttaaatataatgtttgGTCACTAGGGGGAGCAGTGCACTCACTGCTCCAACTCAAACTCCTTTGAACACAGCTATTGGCCCATGACTTTCAGGAATCCACCTTTTCAGTGGCTCACTACAGAAACTTCTTCGCTAATTAGGGCATGGTTTATTTAAGTTGAATGTAAATATGGCACTTGACCTTCATGTGCTGAAGATGATTCATCAGCGGAGCTCAAATATTCGTTGATTCCCTGTCATGTAAAAGTTTTATGAGTCGGATGATGAGTAGTGTTACTGGAATCGGATACGTGTCCCGTACAAGGCAGTGCGACAACTGATTGATCAGGCAGATCAGAATTCATGTGACTTTAATCAATaaatcactcactctctctctctctctctgtcccataCTCTCTTTACAATGTGAAACTGCCTGTTTTTGGCTGATAGTTTCTGTTTACTGGAATTGGTGCATCTCTAATTCGGTATATTGATCTGTTGCTATAATTTAGCACCCTAGCTGTACAAATTAGGTGCTCTGCTGAAGTGCTTCTCTATTTGCTGAACAGCACGATGGCTGAAGATTTTCTTTACTCGTCTTCACACGTATACTGATCTCTGCCTGGAGCGATCTTCTGtgctgtgtgcttgtgtgtgtctcctcctcTGTGCTTTGAGCATCATCTCTGGTCTTTGAGAGCCCGTGGACCAGTTCTAAATCTTTGTGCTGCTAAATATATCTTGGCAAACGAATCCTATTTTTTAAATCTACCAGATCTACACTGCATGGCAAAGCATTGGTGGACACTGGCTCACCATCATTTCCCCTGAAATAAATGGTATTTGTTGGGAATTTGTCCCCGTTATTAAACTAATATACTCTACATTTGTGGCAAGGCTTGGAGCATTTGGGCTGTAAGGTGTGGTAAGAAAGTTATTTAACCTACGTCAAGACACTTGTTTTCAGTCATTTCTAGAGATATTGTCCCTCTTTTATGCTCTTATTTTGTAATGGAAGTTTCagacagctgaaagattttgtTGGGTTTTTAAGCTCAACAAAATGTCAAGGTAAGTTTGAAAACAGCTCCCCAGGGGCTTCACTCTGAGCTGAAGTCTTAGATGTTTCACAATGAGTTCAATGAAAGCAATTTGCAGGCATCGTCACAGCTAGTTTCAGAAGTAAAGGAACACTTCATGCTCAGAAATGACCCTGTCCAACCAGCAGGGGGGCTACACTGTTCAGTATATAATCAATAATCCACTTTGTTCAGCATTGTTGTAAAAACGCACTCTTTAAACTTGATTATATCTCTGCCTTTTGGTCACAGTTTCCCATCAGTTTTTTTGGcctgtatttttgtttgtgtatcaAAGTTCCTTTAGGTTTATGT is part of the Hoplias malabaricus isolate fHopMal1 chromosome 4, fHopMal1.hap1, whole genome shotgun sequence genome and encodes:
- the hars gene encoding histidine--tRNA ligase isoform X1, which encodes MASLGLVCWRLCAGMMGRRAASSFSSLRYYSGMTVSQIDEEVAKLLELKARLGADDGKQTFVLKTAKGTRDYNPKQMAIREKVFNTIISCFKRHGAETIDTPVFELKETLTGKYGEDSKLIYDLKDQGGELLSLRYDLTVPFARYLAMNKITNIKRYHIAKVYRRDNPAMTRGRYREFYQCDFDIAGQYDPMIPDAECLKIVYEILSELDLGDFRIKVNDRRILDGMFAVCGVPDEKFRTICSTVDKLDKMLWEDVKNEMVNEKGLSEEVADQIGEYVSMQGGLDLAERLLQDAKLAKSKQACAGLTDMKQLFCYLQLFQVTDKVVFDLSLARGLDYYTGVIYEAVLCQTTQAPTSAPLEQNGAMSGDEAGVSVGSVAGGGRYDGLVGMFDPKGRKVPCVGVSIGIERVFSIMEQKAELSAEKIRTTETQVLVASAQKNLLEERLRLTSELWNAGIKAEVLYKKNPKLLTQLQHCEETGIPLVAILGEQELKDGVVKLRNVATREEVDVSRAELVVEIKKRTSAS
- the hars gene encoding histidine--tRNA ligase isoform X2; translation: MADKAQIQEAIKVQGEVVRKLKADKASKDQIDEEVAKLLELKARLGADDGKQTFVLKTAKGTRDYNPKQMAIREKVFNTIISCFKRHGAETIDTPVFELKETLTGKYGEDSKLIYDLKDQGGELLSLRYDLTVPFARYLAMNKITNIKRYHIAKVYRRDNPAMTRGRYREFYQCDFDIAGQYDPMIPDAECLKIVYEILSELDLGDFRIKVNDRRILDGMFAVCGVPDEKFRTICSTVDKLDKMLWEDVKNEMVNEKGLSEEVADQIGEYVSMQGGLDLAERLLQDAKLAKSKQACAGLTDMKQLFCYLQLFQVTDKVVFDLSLARGLDYYTGVIYEAVLCQTTQAPTSAPLEQNGAMSGDEAGVSVGSVAGGGRYDGLVGMFDPKGRKVPCVGVSIGIERVFSIMEQKAELSAEKIRTTETQVLVASAQKNLLEERLRLTSELWNAGIKAEVLYKKNPKLLTQLQHCEETGIPLVAILGEQELKDGVVKLRNVATREEVDVSRAELVVEIKKRTSAS